A stretch of the Veillonella parvula DSM 2008 genome encodes the following:
- a CDS encoding CBS domain-containing protein, whose protein sequence is MKIQEVMNKYPVTVGKDAPISDVADLLVKYNLTAVSVVDDDNKLLGIISEGDLLYKKVRPHVPHYVNVLGASIYYNGIGEYNAQFKKLLASHVHELMTDEVITTTPDKDVEEIVSVMLDQHLKNVPVVDKEYRLIGILSRRDIIKLIAKDN, encoded by the coding sequence ATGAAAATCCAAGAAGTAATGAATAAATACCCTGTTACTGTTGGCAAAGATGCGCCGATTTCTGATGTAGCTGATTTATTGGTTAAATATAATTTAACAGCTGTGTCCGTAGTGGATGATGATAATAAGTTGTTAGGTATTATCTCTGAAGGTGATTTACTTTATAAAAAAGTACGTCCTCATGTGCCTCATTATGTTAATGTATTAGGCGCTAGCATCTATTACAATGGCATCGGTGAATATAATGCTCAATTTAAAAAATTATTGGCATCTCACGTTCATGAGTTGATGACTGATGAAGTAATTACAACCACACCGGATAAAGATGTAGAAGAAATTGTATCTGTTATGCTTGATCAACATTTGAAAAATGTGCCAGTTGTAGATAAAGAGTACCGTTTGATTGGAATTTTGTCTCGTCGGGACATTATCAAATTGATTGCTAAAGATAACTAA
- the rlmH gene encoding 23S rRNA (pseudouridine(1915)-N(3))-methyltransferase RlmH, translated as MRFYVVCIGKLKDAYLREGVAEFVKRMRPYGGITITELNESKIGDKPSDADRKQVVAEEGDRLLKAVPKNAYTVLLDVYGKPMSSEELAKTVSKLEVDGISDMAFIIGGAFGVSDTLRQAVNYKLSFSPMTFTHQMVRLLLVEQIYRASKINRNEPYHW; from the coding sequence ATGAGATTTTATGTAGTCTGTATCGGCAAATTGAAGGATGCTTATTTACGTGAGGGCGTAGCAGAGTTTGTGAAACGTATGCGCCCCTATGGTGGCATTACAATTACAGAGCTGAATGAAAGTAAAATTGGAGATAAGCCGAGTGATGCGGATCGCAAACAAGTCGTTGCAGAAGAAGGAGACCGTTTATTAAAAGCGGTCCCTAAAAATGCGTATACTGTATTACTTGACGTGTATGGCAAACCAATGTCCTCTGAAGAACTCGCTAAGACGGTATCTAAGCTTGAGGTGGATGGTATTAGCGATATGGCTTTCATTATTGGTGGTGCCTTTGGGGTGAGTGATACATTACGTCAGGCTGTAAATTATAAATTATCTTTTAGCCCTATGACTTTTACTCATCAAATGGTTCGATTGCTACTTGTAGAACAAATTTATCGAGCATCAAAAATCAATCGTAATGAACCTTATCATTGGTAG
- a CDS encoding MBL fold metallo-hydrolase — translation MSESSPLEVHVLASGSKGNCTVIKKGNSVILHDVGISCRRIVNGLKELHIDMAQVEGIFVSHEHSDHIAGLQQLLKRFDIPVYTKQGTWREIQDKLIVPKNRLIELTKGSLTLGSLIVEPFSVSHDAADPIGINVFAGNNKATIVTDTGVISDNILRRIDDTTLLVLEANYDPHMLRFGPYQPFLKQRVASDEGHLSNEMAAQALLMMKRPDFMQVILAHRSENNNNAVLVTQTIGKMLVDGGVRIGPEMKLQHGQPNEIVSIQSVER, via the coding sequence ATGAGTGAATCCTCACCGTTGGAGGTCCATGTCCTTGCCAGTGGTAGTAAGGGTAATTGTACAGTGATAAAAAAAGGGAACTCCGTAATATTGCATGATGTAGGCATCAGTTGTCGGCGCATTGTCAATGGGTTAAAAGAATTACATATTGATATGGCACAGGTAGAGGGTATATTTGTCAGTCATGAACATAGTGATCACATTGCGGGACTACAACAATTACTAAAACGATTTGATATTCCTGTGTATACGAAGCAAGGCACCTGGCGTGAAATCCAAGATAAGTTAATCGTACCAAAGAATCGATTAATCGAGCTTACAAAGGGCAGTTTAACGTTGGGGAGTCTAATTGTGGAACCTTTTTCGGTAAGTCATGATGCGGCTGATCCAATTGGTATAAATGTGTTTGCTGGGAACAATAAGGCAACTATTGTCACTGATACAGGCGTGATTTCAGATAATATTTTACGTAGAATTGATGATACGACTCTGTTAGTGCTAGAGGCGAATTATGATCCTCATATGTTGCGATTCGGACCATATCAGCCGTTTTTGAAACAAAGGGTGGCTAGTGATGAAGGTCATTTGAGTAATGAAATGGCTGCGCAAGCACTACTCATGATGAAACGTCCTGATTTTATGCAAGTTATATTGGCCCATCGTTCTGAAAATAATAATAACGCTGTCCTCGTTACCCAAACCATTGGCAAAATGCTTGTTGATGGTGGTGTTCGTATTGGACCTGAAATGAAGTTACAACATGGTCAGCCTAATGAAATTGTGTCCATCCAATCTGTGGAGAGGTAA